A window from Variovorax sp. PBL-E5 encodes these proteins:
- the mraZ gene encoding division/cell wall cluster transcriptional repressor MraZ: MFQGASSLSLDAKGRLSVPTRHRDVLSATAAGHLTITKHPHGCLMVFPRPEWEKFRERIAALPMSAQWWKRVFLGNAMDVEMDGTGRVLVSPELRAAAGITRDVLLLGMGNNFELWDKATYEAKEAEATQGEMPDVFQDFSF; encoded by the coding sequence GTGTTTCAAGGCGCTTCATCGCTCAGTCTGGATGCCAAGGGGCGGCTTTCCGTGCCGACCCGGCATCGCGACGTCCTGAGCGCGACGGCGGCCGGACATCTCACCATCACCAAGCATCCCCACGGCTGCCTGATGGTGTTTCCGCGGCCCGAATGGGAGAAATTCCGCGAGCGCATCGCCGCGCTGCCGATGTCTGCCCAGTGGTGGAAGCGCGTCTTCCTGGGCAATGCGATGGACGTGGAAATGGACGGCACCGGCCGCGTGCTGGTGTCGCCCGAGCTGCGCGCCGCCGCCGGCATCACGCGCGACGTGCTGTTGCTGGGCATGGGCAACAACTTCGAGCTCTGGGACAAGGCGACCTACGAGGCCAAGGAGGCCGAGGCCACCCAGGGCGAGATGCCCGATGTGTTCCAGGACTTCTCGTTCTGA
- a CDS encoding STAS domain-containing protein: MPKEEPSRLLSKVAKFVRNPLKDWSELDADEASSLENGYSREMLKEMIERRQRNDFVRRREFDMLRKLRQREAAGGRDPSATPSSFNVSSTSGKTEGRALTLKKIDEIEEQMSQQWWKSRGPQQAQTSGGDAANAEGPRMAEQHARAYADTVPGVPRVGAGNSALPGAGDEGGIEEAAIRFAHGDDAGAEAILLQTLAPDSPSADHDDSWRALFDLYRATGDAEKFEATATRYAQRTKRSAPEWISLRALAAGVQASAAASGESRPVPGGDADWSSPPRLTREGLMGLTRALGAAGPSWKLDWGSLDAIEPDAAGPLRALFTHWADSAVQLRFSDEDRLLRVLAEATPANDRRTDAVWWQLHMAALRVMHRPDEFELLALNYCITYEVSPPPWEDPKGAYATLEAAPASTSSGFSRASHGAEPAPAAAAVGHAVLVGELTGESLTTWERLDAELVEALSPTISCAALVRLDFAAAGTLLNWVTAHSARGRPVQFVDAHRLIGAFFGVIGIADHAGVAVRQN; encoded by the coding sequence ATGCCCAAGGAAGAACCCAGCCGCTTGCTGTCGAAGGTGGCGAAGTTCGTCCGCAATCCTCTCAAGGACTGGTCCGAACTCGACGCCGACGAGGCGTCGTCGCTCGAAAACGGCTACAGCCGCGAAATGCTCAAGGAGATGATCGAGCGACGGCAGCGCAACGACTTCGTGCGCCGCCGCGAGTTCGACATGCTGCGCAAGCTGCGCCAGCGGGAAGCCGCAGGCGGACGGGATCCGTCCGCCACGCCGTCGTCCTTCAATGTCAGCAGCACCTCCGGCAAGACCGAGGGACGCGCGCTCACGCTCAAGAAGATCGACGAGATCGAAGAGCAGATGTCGCAGCAATGGTGGAAGAGCCGCGGCCCCCAGCAGGCGCAGACATCGGGCGGCGATGCGGCGAATGCCGAAGGCCCGCGGATGGCGGAGCAGCATGCGCGTGCCTACGCCGACACCGTGCCGGGCGTGCCGCGGGTCGGCGCCGGGAACTCTGCGTTGCCGGGTGCGGGCGACGAAGGCGGCATCGAGGAGGCGGCGATCCGCTTTGCCCATGGCGACGATGCGGGCGCCGAGGCGATCCTGCTCCAGACGCTCGCGCCGGACAGCCCGAGCGCAGATCACGATGACAGCTGGCGCGCCCTGTTCGACCTGTATCGCGCGACCGGCGACGCCGAAAAATTCGAGGCCACGGCCACGCGCTATGCGCAGCGTACGAAACGCAGCGCGCCGGAGTGGATTTCGCTGCGCGCGCTGGCTGCCGGCGTGCAGGCCTCTGCGGCCGCAAGCGGCGAATCGAGGCCTGTGCCGGGCGGTGATGCCGACTGGTCGAGCCCGCCGCGGCTCACGCGGGAAGGCCTGATGGGCCTCACGCGCGCGCTCGGCGCGGCGGGTCCGTCCTGGAAGCTCGACTGGGGTTCGCTCGACGCCATCGAACCCGATGCCGCCGGGCCGCTGCGTGCGCTGTTCACCCATTGGGCCGATTCGGCGGTGCAACTGCGCTTTTCCGACGAGGACCGTCTGCTGAGGGTGCTCGCCGAAGCCACGCCCGCCAACGACCGGCGCACCGACGCCGTCTGGTGGCAGTTGCACATGGCGGCGCTGCGCGTGATGCATCGACCCGACGAATTCGAGCTGCTGGCGCTCAACTACTGCATCACCTACGAGGTGTCGCCGCCGCCGTGGGAAGACCCCAAGGGCGCGTACGCCACGCTCGAGGCGGCGCCGGCATCGACGTCTTCCGGCTTTTCGCGGGCCTCGCATGGCGCCGAGCCAGCCCCGGCCGCAGCCGCCGTCGGCCACGCCGTGCTCGTCGGCGAATTGACCGGCGAGTCGCTGACCACCTGGGAGCGGCTGGATGCCGAACTGGTCGAGGCGCTGTCGCCGACGATTTCCTGCGCGGCCCTGGTGCGTCTCGACTTCGCGGCTGCCGGGACGCTGCTGAACTGGGTCACGGCCCACAGCGCACGCGGCCGCCCGGTGCAGTTCGTCGATGCGCACCGGCTCATCGGGGCCTTTTTCGGCGTGATCGGCATTGCAGATCACGCCGGTGTGGCGGTGCGCCAGAACTGA
- the ftsL gene encoding cell division protein FtsL, translated as MARLNFLLLIAVLGSAIYLVHTQYLSRQLFTEFHRVELEARRLELDRDRLEVEKRAQATPLRVEKLAKEQLKMRTTTPAITQYVRQDGTVIPAVAAAPAASAPRPVPKLAPKGRQ; from the coding sequence ATGGCGCGCCTCAACTTCCTGCTGCTGATCGCCGTGCTGGGCTCGGCGATCTACCTCGTGCACACGCAGTACCTGTCGCGCCAGCTCTTCACCGAGTTCCACCGCGTCGAGCTCGAAGCCCGCCGGCTGGAGCTCGACCGCGATCGCCTGGAAGTCGAGAAGCGCGCCCAGGCCACGCCGCTGCGCGTCGAGAAGCTGGCCAAGGAGCAGCTCAAGATGCGCACGACCACGCCGGCCATCACGCAGTACGTGCGCCAGGACGGGACCGTGATCCCGGCAGTGGCCGCTGCGCCCGCGGCCTCCGCGCCCCGGCCTGTGCCCAAGCTGGCGCCGAAGGGGCGTCAATGA
- a CDS encoding UDP-N-acetylmuramoyl-L-alanyl-D-glutamate--2,6-diaminopimelate ligase has protein sequence MLALHTPDEAARWLKSRVRGVLHADSRPVAAGDGFIAWPGAATDGRRHVAAALAQGAAACLVEREGVEPFGLDGDAIAGYAGLKAATGPIAAAYHDMPSERLDVLAVTGTNGKTSTAWWLGQALSNAARPGTGPCGVIGTLGIGVPPELSYTGLTTPDPVMLQRELRSFADRGFGACAIEASSIGIAERRLDGTRIALAVFTNFTQDHLDYHGSMDAYWQAKAELFRWPGLRAAVVNIDDVHGASLVASLMEKGVGALDVWTVSASGAPARLAAEDIGYDAQGLQFSVVERGAARQRLSTQLIGQYNVANLLGVLGTLRALGLSLEDAVQACGRLDSVPGRMERISVPGQPLAVVDYAHTPDALDKALAGLRPLAQQRGGLLWCVFGCGGDRDTAKRPMMAAVAEKQADRVVVTSDNPRSETPSAIVSQILLGLASPEAAQVEPDRAKAIADTLAQAAPEDVVLLAGKGHEAWQEIAGERIAFSDRTHAIDALTRRTAG, from the coding sequence ATGCTGGCGCTCCACACTCCCGACGAAGCCGCGCGCTGGCTCAAGTCGCGCGTGCGCGGCGTGCTGCATGCCGACAGCCGGCCGGTGGCCGCGGGCGACGGCTTCATCGCCTGGCCGGGCGCGGCGACCGACGGCCGCCGCCATGTCGCGGCCGCGCTGGCGCAGGGCGCCGCGGCCTGCCTGGTCGAGCGCGAGGGCGTCGAGCCGTTCGGCCTCGACGGCGATGCGATCGCCGGCTATGCGGGCCTGAAGGCCGCGACCGGCCCCATCGCCGCCGCGTACCACGACATGCCTTCCGAACGGCTCGATGTGCTCGCCGTCACCGGCACCAATGGCAAGACCTCCACCGCATGGTGGCTGGGCCAGGCGCTGTCGAACGCGGCCAGGCCGGGGACCGGCCCCTGCGGCGTGATCGGCACGCTCGGCATCGGCGTGCCGCCGGAGCTCAGCTACACCGGCCTCACCACGCCCGATCCGGTGATGCTGCAGCGCGAGCTGCGCAGCTTCGCCGATCGCGGCTTCGGCGCTTGCGCGATCGAGGCGTCGTCGATCGGCATCGCCGAACGCCGCCTCGACGGCACGCGCATCGCCCTCGCGGTGTTCACCAATTTCACGCAGGACCATCTCGACTACCACGGCAGCATGGACGCCTACTGGCAGGCCAAGGCCGAGCTGTTCCGCTGGCCCGGCCTGCGCGCCGCGGTGGTCAACATCGACGACGTGCATGGCGCCTCGCTGGTGGCGAGCCTGATGGAAAAGGGCGTCGGCGCGCTCGACGTCTGGACCGTGTCGGCCAGCGGCGCGCCGGCCCGGCTCGCGGCCGAGGACATCGGCTACGACGCGCAGGGCCTGCAGTTCTCGGTGGTGGAGCGGGGCGCCGCGCGCCAGCGCCTGTCGACGCAGCTGATCGGCCAGTACAACGTCGCCAACCTGCTGGGCGTGCTGGGCACGCTGCGCGCGCTCGGCCTGTCGCTCGAAGACGCGGTGCAGGCTTGCGGCCGGCTCGACAGCGTGCCCGGCCGCATGGAGCGCATCAGCGTGCCGGGCCAGCCGCTGGCCGTGGTCGACTATGCGCACACGCCCGACGCGCTCGACAAGGCGCTTGCCGGCCTGCGGCCGTTGGCGCAGCAGCGCGGCGGCCTGCTGTGGTGCGTCTTCGGCTGCGGCGGCGACCGCGACACGGCCAAGCGGCCCATGATGGCCGCGGTGGCCGAGAAGCAGGCCGATCGCGTGGTCGTCACCAGCGACAACCCGCGCAGCGAGACACCGTCGGCGATCGTCAGCCAGATCCTGCTCGGCCTGGCGAGCCCCGAGGCCGCGCAGGTCGAGCCCGATCGTGCGAAGGCGATCGCCGACACGCTGGCGCAGGCGGCGCCCGAGGACGTGGTGCTGCTCGCCGGCAAAGGCCACGAGGCGTGGCAGGAGATCGCCGGCGAACGCATCGCCTTTTCGGATCGCACGCATGCGATCGATGCACTGACGCGAAGGACAGCTGGATGA
- a CDS encoding peptidoglycan D,D-transpeptidase FtsI family protein — protein MTRRSRSVQYTTSPLLASKTPVWRSKFIVAGIALGFLALAGRAAYVQVFGNAFFQRQGEVRFTRTLELPANRGRILDRNGLLLASSVVAPSIWAIPEDIERDDPEVKAKLRQVAQLLGMAQKDFDRKLEDEDRTFVWIRRQVDEPIAKQIAALNIKGIYQRKEYKRQYPEGEAAAHVVGFTNVEDNGQEGIELAFNKELAGKAGSRRVIKDRLGRVVEGVGEQVPPAEGRDIQLSVDSKVQFFAYQKLRDAVTAHKARAGSVVVLDAITGEVLALANYPSYVPDKRQNLTGEQLRNRALTDTFEPGSTMKPITIGMALEAGRVKPSTLVDTSPGRFQIGGFTISDTHNYGMLTVEGVIQKSSNIGALKIAQKMTPREMWDTYTALGYGQKPQIQFPGAVTGRLRPWKNWRPVEQATMAYGYGLSASLFQMAHSYTSFAHDGDIIPVTILKSPEPAVGVKVFSAQNALAVRKMLQMAAGPGGTGPLAQTIGYSVGGKSGTAHKQEGRGYAGHKYRSWFTGMAPIEKPRIIVAVMIDEPSDGQYFGGIVAAPVFSEVVQQTLRMMNVPPDLAVKPLVVTSGVEESF, from the coding sequence ATGACCCGTCGCAGCCGCAGCGTGCAATACACGACCAGCCCCTTGCTTGCCAGCAAGACGCCGGTGTGGCGCAGCAAGTTCATCGTTGCCGGCATCGCGCTCGGCTTCCTGGCGCTGGCCGGCCGCGCGGCCTATGTGCAGGTGTTCGGCAATGCCTTCTTCCAGCGCCAGGGCGAAGTGCGTTTCACGCGCACGCTGGAACTGCCCGCCAACCGCGGCCGCATCCTCGATCGCAACGGCCTCTTGCTGGCGTCCAGCGTGGTCGCGCCGAGCATCTGGGCCATCCCCGAGGACATCGAGCGCGACGATCCCGAGGTCAAGGCCAAGCTCAGGCAGGTGGCACAGCTGCTGGGCATGGCGCAGAAGGACTTCGACAGGAAGCTCGAGGACGAGGACCGAACCTTCGTCTGGATCCGGCGCCAGGTCGACGAGCCGATCGCCAAGCAGATCGCTGCGCTCAACATCAAGGGCATCTACCAGCGCAAGGAATACAAGCGCCAGTATCCGGAAGGCGAGGCCGCGGCCCATGTGGTCGGCTTCACCAATGTCGAGGACAACGGCCAGGAAGGCATCGAACTCGCATTCAACAAGGAGCTGGCCGGCAAGGCCGGTTCGCGCCGCGTGATCAAGGACCGCCTCGGCCGCGTGGTCGAAGGCGTCGGCGAGCAGGTGCCGCCGGCCGAAGGCCGGGACATCCAGCTCAGCGTCGACAGCAAGGTGCAGTTCTTCGCCTACCAGAAGCTGCGCGATGCCGTGACCGCCCACAAGGCCCGGGCCGGCAGCGTGGTCGTGCTCGACGCCATCACCGGCGAAGTGCTGGCGCTGGCCAACTACCCGAGCTACGTGCCCGACAAGCGGCAGAACCTCACCGGCGAACAGCTGCGCAACCGCGCGCTGACCGACACCTTCGAGCCCGGCTCGACCATGAAGCCGATCACCATCGGCATGGCGCTCGAGGCCGGCCGCGTGAAGCCGTCGACCCTGGTCGACACCTCGCCCGGCCGCTTCCAGATCGGCGGCTTCACCATCAGCGACACGCACAACTACGGCATGCTGACGGTCGAGGGCGTGATCCAGAAATCCAGCAACATCGGCGCGCTCAAGATCGCGCAGAAGATGACGCCGCGCGAGATGTGGGACACCTATACCGCGCTCGGCTACGGCCAGAAGCCGCAGATCCAGTTCCCCGGCGCGGTGACCGGGCGCCTGCGGCCCTGGAAGAACTGGCGGCCGGTCGAGCAGGCGACCATGGCCTACGGCTACGGCCTCTCGGCCTCGCTGTTCCAGATGGCGCATTCGTACACCTCGTTCGCGCACGACGGCGACATCATCCCGGTCACCATCCTCAAGAGCCCGGAGCCGGCCGTCGGCGTGAAGGTGTTCTCGGCGCAGAACGCGCTGGCCGTGCGCAAGATGCTGCAGATGGCTGCAGGCCCCGGCGGCACGGGGCCGCTGGCGCAAACCATCGGCTATTCGGTCGGCGGCAAGTCGGGCACGGCGCACAAGCAGGAAGGCCGCGGCTACGCGGGCCATAAATACCGTTCCTGGTTCACGGGCATGGCGCCGATCGAGAAGCCGCGCATCATCGTCGCGGTGATGATCGATGAGCCGAGCGACGGCCAGTATTTCGGCGGCATCGTGGCCGCGCCCGTGTTCAGCGAAGTCGTGCAGCAGACGCTGCGCATGATGAACGTGCCGCCCGACCTGGCCGTCAAGCCGCTGGTGGTGACCAGCGGCGTGGAGGAGAGCTTCTGA
- the hslV gene encoding ATP-dependent protease subunit HslV, with protein sequence MEQFHGTTIISVRRKTSAGDQVAIGGDGQVTLGNIVIKGSARKVRRLHHGKVLAGFAGATADAFTLFERFEAKLEKHQGHLARAAIELTKDWRTDRVLRRLEAMLAVADATTSLIITGNGDVLEPENGIIAIGSGGAYAQAAAKALLDHTELPADQIVKKALEIAGELCIYTNMHHTIESL encoded by the coding sequence ATGGAACAGTTTCACGGAACCACGATCATCAGCGTGCGCCGCAAGACCTCCGCTGGCGACCAGGTCGCGATCGGCGGCGATGGCCAGGTCACGCTCGGCAACATCGTCATCAAGGGCAGCGCGCGCAAGGTGCGCCGGCTCCATCACGGCAAGGTGCTGGCGGGTTTTGCCGGCGCCACGGCCGATGCCTTCACCCTGTTCGAGCGCTTCGAAGCCAAGCTCGAAAAGCACCAGGGCCACCTGGCGCGCGCGGCCATCGAACTCACCAAGGACTGGCGCACCGATCGCGTGCTGCGCCGCCTCGAAGCGATGCTGGCCGTGGCCGATGCGACCACCTCGCTGATCATCACCGGCAACGGCGACGTGCTGGAACCCGAGAACGGCATCATCGCGATCGGCTCCGGCGGCGCCTATGCCCAGGCCGCGGCCAAGGCCCTGCTCGATCACACCGAGCTGCCGGCCGACCAGATCGTCAAGAAGGCGCTCGAGATCGCGGGTGAACTCTGCATCTACACCAACATGCACCACACCATCGAATCGCTCTGA
- the hslU gene encoding ATP-dependent protease ATPase subunit HslU, producing the protein MPMTPQEIVSELDNHIVGQPDAKRAVAIALRNRWRRQQVDDKLRAEITPKNILMIGPTGVGKTEIARRLARLADAPFIKVEATKFTEVGYVGKDVDSIIRDLAEIAVKQTREGESAKVRMRAEDAAEERILDVLLPPARTAEGAVHDSGNATRQAFRKKLREHELDDKEIEIDLAEARAPLEIMGPAGMEEMTEQLRGMFGQLGQAKRKTRKLKIAEAMRLLIDEEAAKLVNEDEIRAQAIHNAEQNGIVFIDEIDKVATRSETQGTDVSRQGVQRDLLPLVEGTAVSTKYGVVRTDHILFIASGAFHLSKPSDLIPELQGRFPIRVELQSLSVADFESILTQTRASLVKQYQALLATEGVTLEFTPEGITRLASIAFEVNERTENIGARRLSTVMERLLDEVSFDATKLGGQTVHIDAAYVDARLEALSHDEDLSRFIL; encoded by the coding sequence ATGCCGATGACGCCCCAGGAAATCGTTTCCGAGCTCGACAACCACATCGTCGGCCAGCCCGATGCCAAGCGTGCGGTGGCGATCGCGCTGCGCAATCGCTGGCGCCGCCAGCAGGTCGACGACAAGCTGCGCGCCGAGATCACGCCCAAGAACATCCTCATGATCGGCCCGACGGGCGTGGGCAAGACCGAGATCGCGCGCCGGCTGGCGCGCCTGGCCGATGCGCCCTTCATCAAGGTCGAAGCCACCAAGTTCACCGAGGTGGGCTATGTCGGCAAGGATGTCGATTCGATCATCCGCGACCTGGCCGAGATCGCGGTCAAGCAGACGCGCGAGGGCGAAAGCGCCAAGGTGCGCATGCGCGCCGAAGACGCGGCCGAGGAGCGCATCCTCGACGTCCTGCTGCCGCCGGCGCGCACCGCCGAGGGCGCCGTGCACGACAGCGGCAACGCGACGCGCCAGGCCTTTCGCAAGAAGCTGCGCGAGCACGAGCTCGACGACAAGGAGATCGAGATCGATCTGGCCGAAGCGCGTGCGCCGCTCGAGATCATGGGCCCGGCCGGCATGGAGGAAATGACCGAGCAGTTGCGCGGCATGTTCGGCCAGCTCGGCCAGGCCAAGCGCAAGACGCGCAAGCTCAAGATCGCCGAGGCGATGCGCCTCCTGATCGACGAGGAGGCGGCCAAGCTGGTCAACGAGGACGAGATCCGCGCGCAGGCGATCCACAACGCCGAGCAGAACGGCATCGTCTTCATCGACGAGATCGACAAGGTCGCGACCCGCAGCGAAACGCAGGGCACGGATGTCTCGCGCCAGGGCGTGCAGCGCGATCTGCTGCCGCTGGTCGAAGGCACGGCGGTGAGCACCAAGTACGGCGTGGTGCGCACCGACCACATCCTCTTCATTGCCAGCGGCGCGTTCCATCTCAGCAAACCCAGCGACCTGATTCCCGAATTGCAGGGCCGGTTTCCGATCCGCGTCGAGCTGCAATCGCTGTCGGTGGCGGACTTCGAAAGCATCCTGACCCAGACGCGTGCGTCCCTGGTCAAGCAGTACCAGGCGCTGCTGGCCACCGAAGGCGTCACGCTCGAATTCACGCCCGAAGGCATCACGCGGCTGGCCAGCATCGCCTTCGAGGTCAACGAGCGCACCGAGAACATCGGTGCACGGCGGCTGTCCACCGTGATGGAGCGGCTGCTCGACGAAGTGAGCTTCGACGCGACCAAGCTCGGTGGGCAGACGGTGCACATCGATGCCGCGTACGTCGATGCGCGCCTCGAGGCACTAAGTCACGACGAAGACCTCTCCCGATTTATTCTCTAG
- the rsmH gene encoding 16S rRNA (cytosine(1402)-N(4))-methyltransferase RsmH, producing the protein MDHPWTHTTVLLREAVEALLADASPASGTYVDATFGRGGHARAILARLGPSGRLIAFDKDAEAVAEAARIQDARFSIRHQGFRDLGELPPASVAGVLMDLGVSSPQIDNPARGFSFRFDGPLDMRMDTTRGESVAEWLATAEAQQIAEVIRDYGEERFAVQIAKAIVARRQERGAVSTTTELAELVAGTVKTREPGQNPATRTFQAFRIFINAELEELQQALEASLAVLQPQGRLAVISFHSLEDRIVKQFIAKHSRQVYDRRAPFAAPRAMKLRALGRIRPSQAEVDGNPRARSAILRVAERTAEH; encoded by the coding sequence GTGGATCACCCATGGACCCACACGACCGTCTTGTTGAGGGAAGCGGTGGAAGCCCTCCTTGCCGACGCGTCGCCAGCTTCCGGGACGTACGTGGACGCGACCTTCGGGCGCGGCGGCCATGCGCGGGCCATCCTGGCGAGGCTGGGGCCGTCTGGCCGGCTGATCGCGTTCGACAAGGACGCGGAAGCGGTGGCCGAAGCAGCGCGCATCCAGGATGCGCGTTTTTCCATCCGGCATCAGGGCTTCAGGGATCTCGGGGAATTGCCGCCGGCCAGCGTGGCCGGCGTGCTGATGGATCTCGGCGTCAGCTCGCCCCAGATCGACAACCCCGCACGGGGTTTTTCTTTTCGTTTCGACGGCCCGCTCGACATGCGCATGGATACCACGCGCGGCGAGAGCGTGGCCGAGTGGCTGGCGACAGCCGAAGCACAGCAGATTGCGGAGGTGATTCGTGACTATGGCGAGGAACGGTTTGCTGTTCAGATTGCAAAGGCGATTGTTGCTCGCCGACAAGAACGGGGCGCAGTTTCAACCACCACCGAACTGGCCGAGCTCGTGGCTGGCACGGTCAAAACCCGCGAGCCGGGCCAGAACCCTGCAACGCGCACATTTCAGGCTTTTCGGATTTTCATCAACGCCGAGCTTGAAGAGCTGCAACAGGCGCTAGAAGCGAGTCTGGCCGTGTTGCAACCCCAGGGCCGGCTCGCAGTGATCAGCTTCCATTCGCTGGAGGATCGCATCGTGAAGCAGTTCATCGCGAAGCATTCGCGCCAGGTCTACGACCGGCGCGCGCCGTTCGCGGCGCCGCGGGCGATGAAGCTGCGCGCGCTGGGACGCATCAGGCCTTCGCAGGCCGAGGTGGACGGCAACCCGCGCGCGCGCAGTGCGATCCTGCGCGTCGCCGAGCGCACGGCGGAGCACTGA